One segment of Ziziphus jujuba cultivar Dongzao chromosome 12, ASM3175591v1 DNA contains the following:
- the LOC112488819 gene encoding uncharacterized protein LOC112488819 has product MTFENLLIRFKNKLNFEGPFTNLEDAQKVQVYEEILEASGRGRGLSIGFAKVVGALGVAVLVVTAGVMVWDVFTSENKIHTAVKEVGVFAASWAAGELGTIVGTALTAAVVGEEAAVLGVSIVAVGGIIGSLAVGVIIGLFAGWLIDLLFSTGKESHVTKHTTLSLPCYVAPMPDGKALAYHIAHKRSA; this is encoded by the exons ATGACTTTCGAGAATTTACTCATAAG GTTTAAGAATAAGCTTAACTTTGAAGGGCCTTTCACGAACCTTGAAGATGCACAAAAGGTGCAG gtATACGAGGAAATCTTGGAGGCATCAGGGAGGGGAAGAGGTCTGTCAATAGGGTTCGCAAAAGTTGTTGGGGCTCTAGGAGTGGCCGTACTCGTAGTGACGGCAGGCGTAATGGTATGGGACGTCTTCACCTCGGAAAACAAGATTCATACGGCGGTAAAGGAAGTTGGGGTTTTCGCAGCATCGTGGGCGGCTGGGGAGCTTGGGACTATCGTCGGAACGGCCCTGACCGCGGCGGTAGTGGGGGAGGAAGCAGCTGTGCTTGGGGTGAGTATAGTGGCGGTGGGAGGAATCATTGGTAGCCTTGCCGTCGGTGTTATTATTGGCTTGTTTGCCGGGTGGCTGATTGATTTGCTGTTTAGCACAGGGAAAGAGTCCCACGTCACCAAGCATACCACCCTATCTCTACCTTGCTACGTTGCCCCTATGCCCGATGGCAAGGCTTTGGCTTATCACATTGCTCACAAAAGGTCAGCCTAA
- the LOC107428114 gene encoding uncharacterized protein LOC107428114, giving the protein MSKKSTITLLDGQELRRLAKLVHYQEVENIKNLQFKSEEDRCKYLKESKAGYKSSLALLDNGEKIKIDYKNDETRSSVAHTIFSAMEKTVNTCLQCFRNYTMRNSLLKKVTEYSKDLIHKLHNLDPQDTSGVLKLLADAREYEKAMVEYATKQSNFVLSSFSN; this is encoded by the coding sequence atgagTAAAAAAAGCACAATTACTCTGCTCGATGGGCAAGAACTGCGGCGTCTGGCAAAGTTGGTTCACTACCAGGAAGTAGAGAACATTAAAAACCTCCAATTCAAGTCGGAAGAAGATCGGTGCAAATACCTCAAAGAAAGCAAAGCTGGCTACAAATCCTCATTGGCGCTTTTGGATAACggtgagaaaataaaaattgattacaAAAATGATGAAACTCGATCTTCCGTTGCTCATACCATCTTCTCCGCTATGGAAAAGACTGTTAACACTTGTCTCCAGTGCTTCCGCAACTACACCATGCGAAACAGCCTCCTTAAAAAAGTCACCGAATATTCCAAAGATCTCATCCATAAACTGCACAACTTGGATCCACAGGACACTTCAGGTGTTTTAAAACTATTGGCTGATGCAAGGGAATACGAGAAAGCTATGGTGGAGTATGCCACCAAGCAGTCAAATTTTGTTCTTTCCTCTTTCTCCAACTGA